ccaaaaaaaaaaagaaccaaaactttttttttctttttcttttctaattaaaGGTTAGAAGAATTGACTAATTGTAACTATTCTACTGGGTGTAACCCGCCCACCTCACCAGGATATCGATAGGACCTaaggaaaataatacaaatccaTACCCACTGAAAATTTCCGAGACCATCAAACCACCACCTCATGTGgtcaaaacaaaacttttcatATACTAATACATGCATTTTCTTGTCGAAGAAACTTTaaactgttttttatttttttatttttttatttttttcaaaatgaattgaaaatatttatcttatgcAATCTATAAAATGCATATAAGAATTAAATtctttaaagataaatattaatttaaggGAGCAAATCAATATTATCATCTATGTCTAGTTTTATAGACAAATAGCAACATGtaacaaaattaatgtaatTAATTCTCGTTCCTATGACAATGATAATAGTTCTAGCACTCCAAACTCTACGAAAAATCACATATATTCTATTGCAAGTAATTGCAGATCATCAAATATCCAAGAGTCATGTTGAAATCCGGAGATGTTTTGGTTGGAAGAGTATCCAATAGCGTTACAGAGCGAAAAGAAGAGAGTGATCGAAGGTTTGGCCCATTATATTTGTAACCCCAAGAGTTCTTTTTGAGGTTCAAGTATGCAGAtttcctcttcctttctttagggttcctctctttctctctgaatTTTGATGTTTAGCAATggcgaagaagaagaaaaggaatgCAGAGAAAGCAGAGCACATAATTGATAATATACCCAACAAATATTCTCAACAGCCCAGAAGCTCGAAACCCAAACGCCGCTCTGACTTCTCCTTCTTCTGTTCCTTTCCTCTCTCCAATTCAGGTGTGTGTGTTTTGTTTGATTGgaaatcaatttctttttctttgttttgggtTTTCTCTGTGCCAATGTTTATCGCATTATCATTTCCTTTATTGGGAACTGAGTTGGTCGTTTGGTTTTCTGGAATGAAAGTTATATCTCAGCTTTTGTGAATTGCTTGGGCTGTTCTTGGAAGTTGTTTGCTTTTGTGGCATTGAATTCAGCTGAGTTTTCGTTCCTATCAAAGTAAATCTCATTTCTTTTCCAAGTGATATAACTTTTATTCGCATAAAGCTTGAGTTTTGTTCTGAACTAGATCTTCCGAGGGTATGCGTAGGATTTGTAGCAATCTGTGTAGCTCAGTGAATTTCCTATGTTATGTTCTATATTGTAAGGAAGCAAGATCTCTTTTTTGTGGCATTGTTGTGTCCCCATGAATATACCTTGACAACTCAGAAATTCCTGAATTCTGTCATATGTTTGAAGATACTTATAAGGCTGATTTGAGGGgctaatgcttttttttttttttttttttcatagccTCCTGATACATACTTAATCTggtggattttttatttttatttttattaagtttcttaattttctttatatgtGTGTTGAAGGTTAATGAATTGTTCGATGAGGAGCAGAATTGCTGCCTATTAGATGTAGTATTACTGTATATGGGTTTGAATAGTAATTGATTATATTTCATTGGATTTTTAAGGATTATCTAAGTTTGCAATGCTACTTCAGTTTTGTAACTGTATGTCATCATTGCTGTCTCATCTGTTCAACTTTACTGCAACTGTCTCACGAATGAATTACTTTGTTATGAAGttccaaaataatattatgctattttattaacttttttctGGAATAATATCTGCCCACAGGTTCCTTACAGGGGTCATCCTTTGGTGAAGGTGGATCATCCAATGTCACCTTAAATAGTTTGCATGGCAGACATGCTGAAGGAAAAAACATGCCTGAGCATTCTCTTATTCGGTGCAGCAAGTCACAGAATAGAGGATTGCGATTCTCATCCAATTTCTATAAAACTCCACTCATAGAAGTGGAAACAGTAGCccaaaatgaactttttgactGCTGCAGTGAAAGGTTTGTCCGGCCCATATTCATGCCATGGTCATACAAGATATCATCAGTTTGAACGATTTTATATTACACTGATTGTCTTTCCCTTCATATAGAAATGTCAGTGAACAAACAAGTGATAGTGCAAGGTCATTGGAATGTACCCCAAAAAAATCACAGGTTACAGAAGGCAATGGCTTTCGCATAACACCAGGAAGTATTGTATGGGCTAAAACAGCTTGCCAAATGTGGTGGCCTGCTGAGGTATGTTACTGTTATTGACTGGTGGcgtccttattttttttttcttttacatacaTGTTATATTTTCTCTCTATAGTTTGGTTTAAGGAATGTCAGATACCCCTGTTATCGAGAAAAAAAGGAACCAGGTACAGCCTCTTAACATAAGTTAGGGGTTATATTTCTGAAAGTGAATTATGGGCTACCTCATCTAAAGTGTCACATAAAATATCCTTTCTTTCCCCTGGAATCTTTGCACGACATGCCCATTCAGATGATTTCTGAAAGCGTGTTCTGCATGtttcaaaactttttattttgatagTACGTGTTTCAAACTTAAATCTTTGAAGTCTACATTTTTCTCATATCTCAAAAACAGTGTTTGATTCCTCATCAAGAAGCTTTGGATATTGGATTTTTGGTGACATCTTATATATTAAACTTTATAGGCCGAAAGGAAACATGTTATACAGTTGGGTCGTGCTGGATCTAAGCAGATGATTGTTTTTGGAACTACAAAAATGGTATCTATCACTTTTCAAACCAAAAGCAGAATTCTTGTGTATAATCCTGTTTGAGAGTCTATCCCTTTAAATAGTTTCTAACCTGACTTGTGAACAGAACAGTTGATGCCTAAAATAACTTGGTAAGATAAGATATTTAACCCATCAAATGAATCATAtctctttagttttatttctaAATCCAGTGCTTCTATATTAACAAAAAGTTAACTCACATTTTTCAGATCATGGATGAAAGATCCAATCTAGCTGACTCAAGGAACCAGGATACTGATGGACATGTCTTAGTAGAGTTTTATGGAAGCCATGACATGTAAAATTTCTAACCTTTTATGCTAATGTTGCTGCATATCTTTTGACTGAGAAAACATTGAGAATCTGCTTGTTCTCTGTCTTACTGGCtgacaaataaatttatgaTTTACAGTGCTTGGCTTGATCCTGCCAGAGATCTTTCTGAGCTTGAGGATGTGAGTGCAGTTACTATAATAAATTACTAACAAGCTCAATTGTTATCTCTTCATAAGTCTGTGTTGATATTGATTCTTGTAAACTGTGCCACAGACACTATTAAATAGTTCAGCCTGTCtacctcttttttttgtttttgttttttttcttctctttttcaccTTCCTGTGATAATGATAGCTATTGCCAATCTTTCATCAACTGCATTGTAGCGATGAATGAGCAGGTGCTGTAATGTAAGTCACCTGTTGCAGGGGGTTTTCTCtctgggggtggttttggaTGGGAGTAACTATGGAACTTTTCTTCCATAGTCTATCGCATGATATGTAATGTATGATTGAGATATTATGCTGACTGATGGCAACAATGTTGTAGCATTGATTGTACTGGAGCAAAAATTTCAATATGTAGAGCTGTGGGAAAAGCATATCCCCCCATCTATATGGCTATTTTAATTATGCCTATCAATATGTATTCTGATTATGTTCATTTTCTAATCTATGCCTAAGATCCTGTGCCTTTTTTGTTCCAGTGCTTCCAAGAAAGGAGCTGTAACCCTATGGAAGATTTTCAAGATGCTTTAAAACAAGTAAACTGATATTTAGCAAAAATGGCCTATGCTTTATGATTTCGTATTTTTTGTGCTATCTGCCAAGTCAACATTCTGTTCTCTTGTAATTGCAGGCCCTACAAAGGAAAGAATATCTGAGTTCATGCAGAGAGTTGTGTAAAAGCCCCAACGGACCCAATCACTCAGATCAACAAGATGAGTTCTCTGGTATGTACTTGAATTTGTACTTTGCCTGAACATTTCATATCCTCAAACAAATCTGTTGAAAGCCAAAAAGAGACACAGGGAAGTCTTATGGCTAACATGGGAAATcgtatcacatatatatatttttttttgacatagcTTAGTTCACATTTTCTCTTGAAAGTCAAAGAGAATTACCATTATCAAATTGGGTTAACTGTACCCATATGGCCAATAACTTTATGCGGATCTTAAATCTGTACTACTATCAGGTGGAATTGGCAAAGGGGATAGCCTCTTTGGTGTAAAGGAATTGTCtcacttttttgttctttcatcTGATGTGCATTGTAGACACCTTTTCAAGTTTTCAATGTTGTCTCCTTAATCTTAAAGTTAACAGAGTATCAGCAGCATTCCTTTTACAATGATGGAGGTAGCCTTCAACGAATCAATAATTCTAATCTTTCTTGAATCACAGATCACCATGAGCTCTAGTTTCTGAGTACAGGGTTATAACTAAaatggattttcttttcttagggCCCGGGGTGTGGGTAGTTAGCTAAAATTTGGCTTTTAGAAACGCATCCTTGTGAGTTTAACATGTTTTTTGAGCCTCAAAACTGCATATTCTAAGCATCCTCTAGATCCTAAAGCCTTGGTTTCTATTTGGTATAATTCTATATAGGCGTAGATGTAAGGTCTATAAATCGGTTGTCTTTTTAACGtagaaaaattgtcatttttgtgaAGCTATATCTACTCTTCTCCCTTCCAGTTTAATTTCTGAttctgcttctgcttctgcttctgcttcaAACAGATAAATGGACTTCATCAATCTCAAGCAGAGCAGATGATGATTTCCTTGAAAGAGGGAGGGGGAAGAGGGAGCGAAAGCCTAAACTTCACTTTGATGTGAGTTGCTATCACCAGAATGGTTGTGGTAAAGCACATCTTGCTACATTAACAGTTTAATTACATTCATTTACAGGAGGTGACATTTCCAATGACATCGGATAAGAAGGTCCGGCGACTTAGGATAATGCGGTACCTTGGCCTTAGCGCTCCAATTGGTTCTCCTTTTTGATCCACTCACCCAGTAATGTAGAATTCATGTTGCTTGATTTCCCAGCTGTAATGAAGATATCATCATTTGAATATAATGGTAGATACCTCTAATCTTCTTTATAATGTATAGAAGAGTTTTGTATAGTTGtaactttttttattgtaaattatTAGTTACCTCATAATTAGGGGTAATTAACTAATTATACGTCACTGTCTTTTGGAAACTGCCACTAAACATCCTTGTGATTGGAGCTAGAAGAaatcttcatattttctgttcTTCTAATTGATGGATTTCCTCATGTGAAGCGCATTTATAGCCTGAAATACAAAATTTAGCCCCTAATTGGTATTCAACAGGGTTAAATTAATGTTGCATGAATAGAGATAGCAGAACAAGGGCCTGTTTGGAACAATTTTAAAATCTGTTTTTCGTTTCTCAAACATTGAAAACTATCTAAACGGATTTTCGGATGTGATCTTTATAACTAACAAATCTGTGCCCTGCGGCTGAGGTTGCCACCAGATCAACATCGTGGTGGCTGCCACTAGGCGGCCATCACCCATTGAAGACTAGCTCCAATAaccatttttctcctttttatttttttatttttagtttttatattttttatatttttattttgaaaacatttattattattattattattattattttttgggtttttaggaaacacttctcaaaatattaccaaatgtttttttttttttttttgtaaactccAGGtacaataatattttcaaatgcCATCTCCACCaatacaattttaaatttttcacttttctttcataactcttttcaaaatctaaaacacTAGTCCAGACTTTACCAAACCAAAccttttaattatatttttcttatttttcttattttttattttttttaaagattaacTTAGTTAAGAAATTTTCTAACACCTAAAACTACACAAAATCTATAtcaaagttctaattttttttttcctctttgttttctttggatCCAATCAGACGATCGAGGGATAAGATTTCAGGAGAT
Above is a genomic segment from Corylus avellana chromosome ca9, CavTom2PMs-1.0 containing:
- the LOC132192183 gene encoding uncharacterized protein LOC132192183 isoform X2; translation: MAKKKKRNAEKAEHIIDNIPNKYSQQPRSSKPKRRSDFSFFCSFPLSNSGSLQGSSFGEGGSSNVTLNSLHGRHAEGKNMPEHSLIRCSKSQNRGLRFSSNFYKTPLIEVETVAQNELFDCCSERNVSEQTSDSARSLECTPKKSQVTEGNGFRITPGSIVWAKTACQMWWPAEIMDERSNLADSRNQDTDGHVLVEFYGSHDIAWLDPARDLSELEDCFQERSCNPMEDFQDALKQALQRKEYLSSCRELCKSPNGPNHSDQQDEFSDKWTSSISSRADDDFLERGRGKRERKPKLHFDEVTFPMTSDKKVRRLRIMRYLGLSAPIGSPF
- the LOC132192183 gene encoding uncharacterized protein LOC132192183 isoform X1, with the protein product MAKKKKRNAEKAEHIIDNIPNKYSQQPRSSKPKRRSDFSFFCSFPLSNSGSLQGSSFGEGGSSNVTLNSLHGRHAEGKNMPEHSLIRCSKSQNRGLRFSSNFYKTPLIEVETVAQNELFDCCSERNVSEQTSDSARSLECTPKKSQVTEGNGFRITPGSIVWAKTACQMWWPAEAERKHVIQLGRAGSKQMIVFGTTKMIMDERSNLADSRNQDTDGHVLVEFYGSHDIAWLDPARDLSELEDCFQERSCNPMEDFQDALKQALQRKEYLSSCRELCKSPNGPNHSDQQDEFSDKWTSSISSRADDDFLERGRGKRERKPKLHFDEVTFPMTSDKKVRRLRIMRYLGLSAPIGSPF